From Streptomyces griseorubiginosus, one genomic window encodes:
- a CDS encoding RNA polymerase sigma factor yields MTTSQPSRTDARSSVETVFRLESPRIIAGVTRVVRDVGIAEELAQDALVAALEQWPRDGVPDNPGAWLMAIARRKAVDLVRRRENYARKLAEIGRDLPETAPPEEPADPEDIDDDLLRLVFTTCHPVLSAEARTALTLRLLGGLTTPEIARAFLVPEATVAQRIVRAKRTLATKNIAFEVPYGPDREARLGSVLDVIYLIFNEGYAATAGDDWLRPSLCEDALRLARLLSALMPKEPEVHGLAALLEFQASRTAARTGPRGEPVLLKDQNRSRWNRMLIARGIKALARADATATGAPGPYVLQAGIAACHAHAYSYEETDWRAIATLYALLAARAPSPVVELNRAVAVSMAEGPAPALEIVDALTAEPALHDYHLLPSVRGDLLARLGRTAEARAEFERAAALTRNERERDLLLDRARECGS; encoded by the coding sequence GTGACCACCTCACAGCCCTCCCGCACCGATGCCCGGTCCTCCGTCGAGACCGTCTTCCGCCTGGAGTCCCCCCGGATCATCGCCGGCGTCACCCGGGTCGTCCGGGACGTCGGCATCGCCGAGGAACTCGCGCAGGACGCGCTGGTCGCCGCGCTGGAGCAGTGGCCCCGCGACGGCGTCCCCGACAACCCCGGCGCCTGGCTCATGGCCATCGCGCGCCGCAAGGCCGTCGACCTGGTCCGCCGCCGGGAGAACTACGCCCGCAAGCTGGCCGAGATCGGCCGGGACCTGCCGGAGACCGCCCCGCCGGAGGAGCCCGCCGACCCCGAGGACATCGACGACGACCTGCTCAGGCTCGTCTTCACCACCTGTCACCCGGTGCTGTCCGCGGAGGCCCGCACCGCGCTCACCCTGCGGTTGCTCGGCGGCCTCACCACCCCCGAGATCGCCCGCGCCTTCCTCGTCCCGGAGGCCACGGTCGCCCAGCGGATCGTGCGCGCCAAGCGGACCCTCGCCACGAAGAACATCGCCTTCGAGGTGCCCTACGGCCCCGACCGTGAGGCCCGCCTCGGTTCGGTCCTGGACGTCATCTACCTGATCTTCAACGAGGGGTACGCGGCCACCGCGGGCGACGACTGGCTGCGCCCGTCCCTGTGCGAGGACGCCCTGCGGCTGGCCCGGCTGCTGTCCGCGCTCATGCCCAAGGAACCCGAAGTGCACGGCCTGGCGGCCCTGTTGGAGTTCCAGGCCTCCCGGACGGCGGCCCGTACCGGACCGCGCGGCGAACCCGTCCTGCTCAAGGACCAGAACCGCAGCCGCTGGAACCGCATGCTCATCGCCCGCGGCATCAAGGCCCTGGCCCGCGCGGACGCCACGGCCACCGGCGCCCCGGGCCCCTACGTCCTCCAGGCCGGCATCGCCGCCTGCCACGCGCACGCGTACTCCTACGAGGAGACCGACTGGCGGGCCATCGCCACCCTCTACGCCCTGCTCGCCGCCCGCGCCCCCTCCCCGGTCGTCGAACTCAACCGCGCGGTCGCCGTCTCCATGGCCGAGGGCCCGGCCCCGGCCCTGGAGATCGTCGACGCCCTCACCGCTGAACCCGCCCTGCACGACTACCACTTGCTGCCGAGCGTCCGCGGCGACCTCCTCGCCCGCCTCGGCCGTACGGCGGAGGCCCGGGCCGAGTTCGAGCGGGCGGCCGCGCTGACCCGCAACGAGCGGGAGCGGGACCTGCTCCTCGACCGGGCGCGGGAATGCGGATCTTGA
- a CDS encoding polysaccharide deacetylase family protein — translation MRPRALVAAGLAAALLTGCAQSVDPIERLGRKAAQRVGSNGPAGADGRPYRHWGLTAPLPAPPRRPYRPVAVDPDGPLPVVKRVPTSDKVVFLTYDDGAERDPRFVDLVRELRLPVSLFLTNTVAGPGYGHFARLQSVGASIQNHTLDHPALRGLPYAGQRAEICGQQEKLHARFGIRPRLFRPPYGTYDTTTRRAATDCGLAALVLWSVAVEGRALERPLRAGDIVSVASDEATGASLTDRTTAVLREIEQRGLTVASLEDYL, via the coding sequence GTGAGACCTCGGGCACTGGTCGCCGCGGGACTGGCGGCCGCACTGCTCACCGGCTGCGCCCAGTCCGTCGACCCCATCGAACGGCTGGGCCGCAAGGCCGCCCAGCGAGTGGGGTCGAACGGCCCGGCCGGCGCGGACGGACGGCCGTACCGCCACTGGGGCCTCACCGCCCCGCTGCCCGCGCCCCCGCGCCGGCCGTATCGCCCGGTCGCGGTGGACCCGGACGGCCCCCTGCCGGTGGTGAAGCGGGTGCCGACGTCCGACAAGGTCGTCTTCCTCACCTACGACGACGGCGCCGAGAGGGACCCGCGGTTCGTCGACCTGGTCCGCGAACTGCGGCTCCCGGTCAGCCTGTTCCTCACGAACACCGTCGCCGGACCCGGGTACGGCCACTTCGCGCGCCTCCAGTCGGTCGGCGCGAGCATCCAGAACCACACCCTCGACCACCCCGCCCTGCGCGGCCTGCCCTACGCCGGCCAGCGCGCCGAGATCTGCGGCCAGCAGGAGAAACTGCACGCCCGCTTCGGCATCCGCCCGCGCCTGTTCCGGCCCCCCTACGGGACGTACGACACCACGACCCGCCGAGCGGCGACCGACTGCGGCCTGGCGGCACTCGTGCTGTGGAGCGTCGCGGTGGAGGGCCGTGCCCTGGAGCGTCCGCTGCGGGCGGGGGACATCGTGTCGGTGGCGTCGGACGAGGCGACGGGGGCGAGCCTGACGGACCGGACGACGGCGGTGCTGAGGGAGATCGAACAACGGGGCCTGACGGTGGCGAGCTTGGAGGACTACCTGTAG
- a CDS encoding cell wall-binding repeat-containing protein, whose product MRRRAAALATAAALAAVGTVAAAPGASADDAGPWPGTEGRLLTDGPVLVDPVTGAKSQIPNTGSGDDGAWAPDGSRFATAYGQTITSIRPSGGARLTLPTAEGVRSSAVYEDLTFWWGGQYVVFSTGGQLAYGPSDGAYAPRPLLTAAQEPANVCDTDPTASPSGKLAFERRINLGCSDNAGIYVYDPSAKTVKRVLANAEQPAYSPDGTKLAFVRKDTDGKLQVFTANADGTGVKQVTTGPGYAVDPSWSPTGKRIVFDAHTTGDSTDVHTTAYVDLATGGVTTVPGTPQGSNPSWQPLRKNGTARIWGSDSYTTTIAGSRWTWNKVGQHVPGLMDAKAAVLTNRDSTAYALTAPALAGKKQGPVLPTPKTGLSAAVKAELKRVLKPGANVYLVGNTGILSSNVTSQVKALGFTPKRLTGADRFATSVAVAKTITTAPKYVFLASGTDAYASLPAAAAAGADGTGSSGGLVLSNGKKLSSSVKSYLNGINPNKTMVITVGADAKYALTHTSFSRWPSSASYYPITGSTKESLSVNVAKFWWNAPANVALAYSGSWRDGLSAASAMNVFGPVLWTTRPALSKEVTSYLLRESASINTAVAFGGTGSVTAGALNTAGASMAANGGQVTYTAYYNGNEPASSRTASRALGADTGASVTAARPAPAGPVPHLEPLRTPLHP is encoded by the coding sequence ATGCGCCGCCGTGCCGCGGCGCTCGCGACCGCGGCGGCTCTCGCCGCGGTGGGCACCGTGGCCGCCGCGCCCGGCGCCTCCGCCGACGACGCCGGCCCCTGGCCGGGCACCGAGGGACGGCTGCTGACCGACGGCCCGGTGCTCGTCGATCCGGTCACCGGGGCGAAGAGCCAGATCCCGAACACCGGCTCGGGCGACGACGGTGCCTGGGCGCCCGACGGCAGCCGGTTCGCCACCGCCTACGGCCAGACCATCACCAGCATCCGCCCCAGCGGCGGTGCCAGGCTCACCCTGCCCACGGCCGAGGGCGTGCGCTCCAGCGCCGTCTACGAGGACCTGACGTTCTGGTGGGGCGGCCAGTACGTGGTCTTCTCCACCGGCGGCCAGCTCGCCTACGGCCCCTCCGACGGCGCCTACGCGCCGCGCCCGCTGCTGACGGCGGCCCAGGAACCCGCGAACGTCTGCGACACCGACCCGACGGCGAGCCCGTCCGGCAAGCTTGCCTTCGAACGCCGGATCAACCTCGGCTGCTCCGACAACGCCGGGATCTACGTCTACGACCCGTCGGCGAAGACGGTCAAGCGGGTGCTGGCCAACGCCGAGCAGCCCGCCTACTCGCCCGACGGCACCAAGCTGGCCTTCGTCCGCAAGGACACCGACGGCAAGCTCCAGGTCTTCACGGCGAACGCCGACGGCACCGGCGTCAAGCAGGTCACCACCGGCCCCGGTTACGCCGTCGACCCGTCCTGGTCGCCGACCGGCAAGCGCATCGTCTTCGACGCGCACACCACCGGCGACAGCACCGACGTGCACACCACCGCGTACGTCGACCTGGCCACCGGCGGGGTCACGACGGTCCCGGGCACCCCGCAGGGCAGCAACCCCAGCTGGCAGCCGCTGCGCAAGAACGGCACCGCCCGCATCTGGGGCTCCGACAGCTACACCACCACCATCGCCGGCTCCCGCTGGACCTGGAACAAGGTGGGGCAGCACGTGCCGGGCCTGATGGACGCCAAGGCCGCGGTGCTCACCAACCGGGACAGCACGGCGTACGCGCTCACCGCGCCCGCGTTGGCCGGCAAGAAGCAGGGGCCGGTCCTGCCGACCCCGAAGACCGGGCTGTCCGCGGCGGTGAAGGCCGAGCTGAAACGGGTGCTGAAGCCGGGCGCGAACGTCTACCTCGTCGGCAACACAGGCATCCTCAGCAGCAACGTCACCTCGCAGGTCAAGGCGCTCGGCTTCACGCCCAAGCGGCTGACCGGCGCGGACCGCTTCGCGACCTCGGTGGCCGTGGCCAAGACGATCACCACCGCCCCGAAGTACGTCTTCCTGGCCTCCGGCACCGACGCCTACGCGTCCCTCCCGGCGGCCGCCGCGGCCGGCGCCGACGGCACGGGAAGCTCGGGCGGCCTGGTCCTGAGCAACGGCAAGAAGCTGTCCTCGTCGGTGAAGTCGTACCTGAACGGCATCAACCCGAACAAGACCATGGTCATCACGGTCGGCGCGGACGCCAAGTACGCCCTCACCCACACGTCGTTCTCCCGGTGGCCCTCCTCGGCCTCGTACTACCCGATCACGGGGAGCACGAAGGAATCCCTCTCGGTGAACGTCGCCAAGTTCTGGTGGAACGCGCCGGCCAATGTCGCGCTCGCCTACTCCGGCTCCTGGCGCGACGGTCTGTCCGCGGCCTCGGCGATGAACGTCTTCGGCCCCGTGCTGTGGACCACGCGTCCGGCCCTGTCGAAGGAGGTCACGAGCTACCTGCTGCGTGAGTCCGCGAGCATCAACACCGCGGTCGCCTTCGGCGGTACGGGCTCGGTCACGGCGGGCGCGCTGAACACCGCGGGCGCCTCGATGGCCGCGAACGGCGGCCAGGTCACGTACACGGCGTACTACAACGGCAACGAGCCCGCGAGCAGCCGGACGGCGAGTCGGGCCCTGGGCGCGGACACCGGCGCCTCCGTCACCGCGGCACGACCGGCCCCGGCCGGCCCCGTCCCGCACCTGGAGCCGCTCAGGACGCCCCTGCACCCGTAA
- a CDS encoding THUMP-like domain-containing protein: MNDLAPLLTPEGRALLDTVRGTAPADELAVATRLRREHPAELVSAALGQARLRQRAVAKFGAEDAGRMFFTPNGVEQSTRASVAAYRAERFRALGVRSVADLCCGIGGDAIALARAGIRVLAVDRDPLTAAAARANADALGLADLIDVREADVTEVDTGSYDAVFVDPARRSTKRGRIFDPEAYSPPLSWAVQAALGAPHAALKVAPGIPHEAVPAQAEAEWISDGGDVKEAVLWFGTGPGEVRATLLPGPRTLLGRGLPDPGVRPVGRYLYEPDGAVIRAHLVAEVAEELDGGLIDPTIAYVTADALRGTPYATGYEITDQLPFNVKKLKALLREREVGVLTVKKRGSAVEPEELRRKALPKPQGPHSATVFLTRVAGAPTMLIGAPARV, encoded by the coding sequence GTGAACGACCTCGCCCCGCTCCTCACCCCCGAGGGCCGCGCCCTCCTCGACACCGTGCGCGGCACCGCCCCCGCGGACGAACTCGCCGTCGCCACCCGGCTGCGCCGCGAGCATCCCGCCGAACTGGTCTCCGCCGCGCTCGGCCAGGCCCGGCTGCGGCAGCGGGCGGTGGCGAAGTTCGGGGCCGAGGACGCGGGGCGGATGTTCTTCACGCCGAACGGGGTGGAGCAGTCGACGCGGGCGAGTGTCGCCGCGTACCGGGCGGAGCGCTTCCGGGCGCTGGGGGTGCGGTCCGTCGCCGACCTGTGCTGCGGGATCGGCGGTGACGCGATCGCGCTGGCCCGGGCCGGGATCCGGGTCCTCGCGGTGGACCGGGACCCGCTCACGGCGGCGGCCGCTCGGGCGAACGCGGACGCGCTGGGACTCGCCGACCTGATCGACGTACGGGAGGCGGACGTCACGGAGGTCGACACGGGCTCGTACGACGCCGTGTTCGTGGACCCGGCCAGGCGCTCCACGAAACGCGGGCGCATCTTCGACCCGGAGGCCTACTCACCGCCGCTCTCCTGGGCCGTCCAGGCGGCCCTCGGGGCCCCGCACGCGGCGCTGAAGGTGGCGCCCGGCATCCCGCACGAGGCGGTCCCCGCGCAGGCGGAGGCCGAGTGGATCTCGGACGGCGGGGACGTGAAGGAGGCGGTGCTGTGGTTCGGCACCGGGCCGGGTGAGGTACGGGCGACGCTGCTGCCGGGACCGCGGACCCTGCTCGGCCGGGGGCTGCCCGATCCCGGAGTCCGGCCCGTGGGGCGGTACTTGTACGAGCCCGACGGCGCCGTCATCCGGGCCCATCTGGTGGCCGAGGTGGCCGAGGAACTCGACGGCGGGCTGATCGACCCCACCATCGCCTACGTCACCGCGGACGCGCTGCGCGGGACGCCGTACGCGACCGGGTACGAGATCACCGATCAACTCCCCTTCAACGTCAAGAAGTTGAAGGCGCTGCTGCGGGAGCGGGAGGTCGGCGTCCTGACCGTGAAGAAGCGGGGGTCGGCCGTCGAGCCGGAGGAGCTGCGGCGCAAGGCGCTGCCGAAGCCGCAGGGGCCGCACTCGGCGACCGTGTTCCTGACCCGGGTGGCGGGGGCGCCGACCATGCTGATCGGCGCCCCCGCCCGGGTCTGA
- the groES gene encoding co-chaperone GroES, which yields MTTASSKVAIKPLEDRIVVQPLDAEQTTASGLVIPDTAKEKPQEGVILAVGPGRFENGERLPLDVKVGDIVLYSKYGGTEVKYNGEEYLVLSSRDVLAVIEK from the coding sequence GTGACGACCGCCAGCTCCAAGGTTGCCATCAAGCCGCTCGAGGACCGCATCGTGGTCCAGCCGCTCGACGCCGAGCAGACCACGGCCTCTGGCCTGGTCATCCCGGACACCGCGAAGGAGAAGCCCCAGGAGGGCGTCATCCTCGCCGTGGGCCCGGGCCGCTTCGAGAACGGCGAGCGCCTGCCGCTCGACGTGAAGGTCGGCGACATCGTGCTGTACAGCAAGTACGGCGGCACCGAAGTGAAGTACAACGGCGAGGAGTACCTCGTCCTCTCGTCCCGCGACGTGCTCGCGGTCATCGAGAAGTAA
- a CDS encoding YciI family protein, with protein MPRYLSMVRIDEQNAPAEGPSDALMQRMGELIEEMTKAGVLLDTAGLTPTAQGTRVHWEKGELSVTDGPFTEAKEVVGGYAIVQAKDMAEAIEWTKRFLKVHEEHWTVTCEVREIVEG; from the coding sequence ATGCCGCGTTACCTGTCGATGGTCCGGATCGACGAGCAGAACGCCCCCGCCGAGGGCCCCAGCGACGCCCTGATGCAGCGCATGGGCGAGCTGATCGAGGAGATGACGAAGGCCGGGGTGCTGCTGGACACCGCCGGGCTGACGCCGACCGCGCAGGGGACCCGGGTCCACTGGGAGAAGGGTGAGCTGTCGGTGACCGACGGGCCCTTCACCGAGGCCAAGGAGGTCGTCGGCGGGTACGCGATCGTGCAGGCCAAGGACATGGCCGAGGCGATCGAGTGGACCAAGCGCTTCCTGAAGGTCCACGAGGAGCACTGGACGGTCACCTGCGAGGTGCGGGAGATCGTCGAGGGCTGA
- a CDS encoding polysaccharide deacetylase family protein, with translation MGTVGQKYKNSAFVVSFRSGLVLLAVAALVSGCAGQDGTDTRSPRAAGIRAGQPLKAPPAPAVDFAADLQADKTRIRAAALRAERARITAARRWGLKRTPLVAPPAPAQKPRITTRHGFEVDGHEENGLPPVFTTIPTDRKIVFLTIDDGAEKDPAFLRMMSELKVPYTAFLSDYLIKGDYGYFASMRDRGVVLNNHTLHHPYLPALSYARQKHEICGMQDVIEKRYGTRPLLFRPPYGNYNEDTLRAAKSCGVRYAPIWNEEVFVDHWEYRETDQRIHPGDIVLSHFRGRGDWKGTMPDMVRRFLDEVTAEGYAVARLEDYL, from the coding sequence ATGGGAACAGTAGGACAAAAGTATAAAAACAGTGCTTTTGTGGTGTCGTTCCGCAGTGGGCTCGTCCTCCTGGCCGTAGCCGCCCTTGTCTCCGGCTGTGCCGGGCAGGACGGAACCGACACACGGTCCCCGCGGGCCGCCGGGATCCGGGCAGGGCAGCCCCTGAAGGCGCCCCCGGCCCCGGCCGTCGACTTCGCGGCCGACCTCCAGGCCGACAAGACCCGCATCCGGGCCGCCGCACTCCGCGCCGAGCGCGCCCGGATCACCGCCGCCCGGCGCTGGGGGCTGAAGCGGACCCCGCTCGTGGCCCCGCCCGCCCCCGCGCAGAAGCCCCGCATCACCACCCGCCACGGCTTCGAGGTCGACGGCCACGAGGAGAACGGACTCCCGCCGGTCTTCACCACGATCCCCACCGACCGGAAGATCGTCTTCCTGACCATCGACGACGGCGCCGAGAAGGACCCCGCGTTCCTGCGGATGATGAGCGAACTGAAGGTCCCGTACACCGCCTTCCTCAGCGACTACCTGATCAAGGGCGACTACGGCTACTTCGCGAGCATGCGGGACCGGGGGGTCGTTCTGAACAACCACACCCTCCACCACCCCTACCTGCCCGCGCTGTCGTACGCCCGCCAGAAGCACGAGATCTGCGGGATGCAGGACGTCATCGAGAAGCGCTACGGCACCCGGCCCCTGCTCTTCCGCCCGCCGTACGGCAACTACAACGAGGACACCCTGCGAGCCGCGAAGTCCTGCGGGGTGCGGTACGCGCCGATCTGGAACGAGGAGGTCTTCGTCGACCACTGGGAGTACCGCGAGACCGACCAGCGGATCCACCCCGGTGACATCGTGCTCAGCCACTTCCGGGGCCGGGGGGACTGGAAGGGCACCATGCCCGACATGGTCCGCCGCTTCCTGGACGAGGTCACGGCCGAGGGGTACGCCGTCGCGCGCCTGGAGGACTACCTGTGA